The following coding sequences are from one Streptococcus mitis window:
- a CDS encoding DUF421 domain-containing protein — MTLNYMEILIKLALGLFSLVFVINVTGKGNLAPNSATDQIQNYVLGGIIGGVIYNSSISILQYTVILMMWTILVLTLKWLNNNVRFVKRLIDGKPTLLIKNGQIDPEACRSVGLSASDVALKLRSQGIFQMKQVKRAVQEQNGQLIVVQMGDENPKYPVVTDGVIQVDVLESIGRSEEWLLDNLSKQGHDNVANIFIAEYDKGAVTVVTYE; from the coding sequence ATGACACTCAACTATATGGAAATTTTAATCAAACTGGCCTTGGGTCTTTTCTCTCTTGTTTTTGTTATTAATGTGACAGGAAAGGGGAATCTAGCACCTAACTCTGCTACAGACCAAATTCAGAACTATGTTCTTGGTGGTATCATCGGTGGGGTAATTTACAATAGTTCAATCAGTATCCTGCAATACACAGTGATTTTGATGATGTGGACGATTTTGGTTTTGACCCTAAAGTGGCTCAATAACAATGTTCGCTTTGTCAAACGCTTGATTGATGGGAAACCAACTCTCCTCATCAAAAATGGGCAGATTGACCCAGAAGCCTGTCGTTCAGTTGGCTTGTCTGCATCGGATGTAGCCCTCAAACTTCGTAGCCAAGGGATTTTCCAGATGAAGCAAGTTAAACGAGCTGTGCAAGAACAAAATGGCCAACTCATCGTGGTTCAAATGGGAGATGAAAATCCTAAGTATCCAGTTGTGACTGACGGTGTGATCCAAGTCGATGTCTTGGAATCGATTGGTCGTAGCGAAGAGTGGCTGCTTGATAATCTCAGCAAGCAAGGGCATGACAATGTAGCCAACATCTTTATCGCTGAGTATGACAAGGGTGCTGTTACAGTCGTAACCTATGAATAA